GAGAATCATCACCGCAGTGCCGAACTTGATCCGGCTTGTGATCGAGGCCGCGAACGCAAGATGCATCAGCGGGTCTGGCAGCGCCACGTCAGTGCCGCCGGAAAGTTTCCCACTCGACGTGTATGGATACGGACTCTTGTAGCCGTCCGGCATCGCCACGTGCTCGACGCTCCAAATCGACTCGAAGCCGTGCGCTTCAGCGCCCAACACCAACTCTTTGAAAAACGCCGGCTCCGCGAATGGTCCCGCGTTCACGAACATCAGGCCGATCTTCACTTCAGTTTTTCCTCGAAGTCGAGCCCCAGCGCCGGATTCTCGACCTGCCCGCCGCATGCGCGCGCGAGCAGTGGCTTCACCTCCTCGGCGAAGTACTGCATCTGATCTTCGACTTCCTTCGTGCTGAAGCCGCCTTTCTCGAACCACGCGTTGAACGCAAAATCCTCGTAACCGCAACTCTCCTTGATGCGCATGATCGCCGCGGTCACTTCGGCCGGAGTTCCAAACAGCGCGACTTCTTTCTTGAGCAACAACTCGGGTGGAACTTTCTTGCTCGGGTCGAGCTTCTCCTCGTCCGCATCCGCGAGCACCGCAGCAAAGCCGAACGGCCCGTAATAGTCCCACTGCACTTCCAGCGCCTCGCAAAATCGCTTCAGTTCGCGCTCTCGATTCTGCCCCGGCAGCACCATATGAATGTAGCGACCTGTCAGCACGCCGCGGCGTTTCGCCGAATCCCAGCCGTACTTGAGCGCGCCGCGCCCGAGCATGTCGGGCCATCCCGCCTTCTCCGATTCCTGGTAGTACAGCTCGACGTTTTTCTTCAGGCGCGAGTTCGGCTCGACGATAAAGTACCCGTTGATGCCGCGTTCCGCGGCCCATTTGATCGATCGCTCGGTCGTCAGCGGTTCCCACATCTGCGGATGCGGCCGTTGCAGCGGCTGCGGAAACACCTGCAGCTCCTTGAGCGTGGTCGCGCTTTGCATGACCGGGTTCGGACCGCCGTATGGATCGGGCGCGCCGATATTCAGCACCTCTTCGAGTTTGCGTCCCGCCTTGCCCGACTCGAAGTACGCGATCGTCTGCTGATGATTCCAGCGCGTGAACACCGGCGGAATCGTGAAGAACTGCCCGTGATGCGAGAACGACGGCTGCGTCCACGCCTTGATAATGATCTCGTACGCTTCCTGGTAGTACGCGCGATTGCGCTCCTGATCCTGGATCGTCGCAAACGGCCAGCCGAACACCTCCGCCTCGCGCGGTTGATAGCCGCGCCCGATACCGAATTCCAGCCGCCCGCCGCTCAGCACGTCGAGCATCGCGGCCTGCTCCGCGATTCGAATCGGATGCCACCAGGTTACGATATTCGCCGCCTGCCCGAGCCGAATCCTGCTGGTGCGCGCCGCGATCGCCGTCTCCGCCAGCAGCGGATTCGGACTGAACTCCGCGCCCTCCGGCTGAAAGTGATGCTCGGTCATGAAGAAATAATTGAAGCCGAGTTTGTCGGCGAGAATTCCCTGCCGAATCTGCGCGACCAGCGTGCGCTGACTCGATTCGTGGACCTCCGCCAGGTTGCCGTCGTTGATCGCCACGCCGCGCGCGGTCCTGACGACCGGCAGATCGGAAGCGCCATTGTGAAAAATTCCTATTTCGATCATGTCACCACCTCCGGCAGCGAATCGGTTGCGAAAAGCGCAGTTGAAAAATTCTCAATCCGATACCCGCGCCGATTGCCGCCGCTTCAGCAGCAAATCGACGTCGAACTTGAACATCTTCGCCGCGTTGAGGCCCAAAATCTTCGCGCGTGACTCGTCGCTCAGATGCCCCATCTCGCGCTCGATCGCCTCGGCCGAATGCGGCCACGTCCCCTCCGCGTGCGGATAGTCGTTGGCCCACATGAAGTTATCGACCAGGTTCCACTTCTCCGCGAGTTCCAGCCCGGCGCGATCCTCCTGGAAGGTCGCGGCGCCATGCGCGCGGAAATATTCGCTCGGCAATTGCTTCAGCTTCGGATACGCCCATAGATGATGCTTGCGATACGCCTCGTCCATCGCGTCGAGCGCCCACGGCACCCAGCCGATTCCGCTCTCGACCGCGGCGAATTGCAGCTTCGGAAATCGCTCGAGGATGCCCGATCCGCAGAGGCTCGCGACCGGCTCGATCGTCGGCGAGAGCGAGTGCGAGACGTAGTTGATCACCGCGCCGCCCTCTTTGCGCGCCGCGCGCGGATCGCGTCCGGTCGAAACGTGGAAGGTGATCGGCAAATCGACGTCCTGAATCGCCGCCCACATCGGATCGTAAAGGTCGAGGTTGTAGTTGGGATCGCGCGAATCATGGCCGCCGAACATCGGCTTGCACGGCAGCGTCAGGAAGCGAAATCCCATCTGCGCGACGCGCTGAATCTCCGCGATTGCCAGCGACACGTCGCTGGTCATGATCGCCGCGGCGGGCGACATGAAATCGTTGTACTGGCCGTACATCTCCCACGCGAAGTCGTTCCAGACGCGGCATTGCGCCATGCCG
The window above is part of the Candidatus Binatus sp. genome. Proteins encoded here:
- a CDS encoding LLM class flavin-dependent oxidoreductase; the protein is MIEIGIFHNGASDLPVVRTARGVAINDGNLAEVHESSQRTLVAQIRQGILADKLGFNYFFMTEHHFQPEGAEFSPNPLLAETAIAARTSRIRLGQAANIVTWWHPIRIAEQAAMLDVLSGGRLEFGIGRGYQPREAEVFGWPFATIQDQERNRAYYQEAYEIIIKAWTQPSFSHHGQFFTIPPVFTRWNHQQTIAYFESGKAGRKLEEVLNIGAPDPYGGPNPVMQSATTLKELQVFPQPLQRPHPQMWEPLTTERSIKWAAERGINGYFIVEPNSRLKKNVELYYQESEKAGWPDMLGRGALKYGWDSAKRRGVLTGRYIHMVLPGQNRERELKRFCEALEVQWDYYGPFGFAAVLADADEEKLDPSKKVPPELLLKKEVALFGTPAEVTAAIMRIKESCGYEDFAFNAWFEKGGFSTKEVEDQMQYFAEEVKPLLARACGGQVENPALGLDFEEKLK
- a CDS encoding amidohydrolase family protein — encoded protein: MEQTHFEVDDKNRWRLDTPGIDGWRRTARPGDPDKYLMISADCHANEPGSLWAKRIDEKFRARLPHVETDANGERWFVAEGLGRSRVRARMIVNVPREGGEDRLRGRAGADPVERIADQIRDGIDAEILFPNKGLMMFATRDAEFGMAQCRVWNDFAWEMYGQYNDFMSPAAAIMTSDVSLAIAEIQRVAQMGFRFLTLPCKPMFGGHDSRDPNYNLDLYDPMWAAIQDVDLPITFHVSTGRDPRAARKEGGAVINYVSHSLSPTIEPVASLCGSGILERFPKLQFAAVESGIGWVPWALDAMDEAYRKHHLWAYPKLKQLPSEYFRAHGAATFQEDRAGLELAEKWNLVDNFMWANDYPHAEGTWPHSAEAIEREMGHLSDESRAKILGLNAAKMFKFDVDLLLKRRQSARVSD